A stretch of DNA from Vulpes lagopus strain Blue_001 chromosome 12, ASM1834538v1, whole genome shotgun sequence:
cagaagtgttctgtagtttttagggtatagatcctttacctctttggctaggtttattcctaggtatcttatgcttctgggtgcaattgtatatgggattgactccttaatttctctttcttcagcctcattgttagtgtatagaaatgccactgatttctcggcattgattttgtatcctgccacactgccaaattgctgtatgagttctagcaatcttggggtggagtcatTGGGTGTTCTAtgtatagtattatgtcatctgcaaagagggagagtttgacttcttctttaccaactttaatgccatttatttctttttgttgcctgattgatgaggctaggacttctagtcctatgttgaatagcagtggtgagagtggacatctctgttgtgttcctgatcttaggggaaaggctcccagtgtttccccattgagaatgatatttgcagggatccctgggtggcgcaatagtttggtgtctgcctttggtccagggcacaatcctggagacccaggatcgagtcccacatcgggctcctggtgcatggagcctgcttctccctctgcctgtgtctctgcctctctctctctctctgtgactatcataaataaataaattaattaaaaagagagagaatgatatttgctgtgggctttttgtggatggcttttaagatgctgaggaatgttccctctatccctacactctgaggagttttgatcaggaatggatgctgtattttgtcaaatgctttctctgcatctattgagaggatcatatggctcttgttttctctcttgttaatatgatctatcacgttgattgttttatgagtgttgaaccagccttgcatcccagggataaatcccactgggtcatggtgaataatcttcttaatgtattgttggatcctattggctagtatcttgttgagagtttttgcatgtgttcatcagggatattggtctataattctccttttcggtggagtctttggttttggaattaaggtgatgttggcctcataaaacgaatttggaagtattctgtccctttctatcttttggaacagctttagtagaataggtatggtttcttctttaaatgtttgatagaattcccctgggaagccatctggccctggacttttgtcttgggaggttttttgatgactgcttcaatttcctccctggttattggcctgttcagtttttctatttcttcctgttccagttttggtagtttgtggttttccagaaatgcatccatttcttctagattgcctaatttattggtgtatagctgctcataatatgtttttaaaattatctttatttcatgtgggacttgaccctgggaccccaggaccacaccccggccaaaggcaggcgccaaacccctgagtcacccagggatcccctcctcgtggtcttttaattgtttttctcttttttcctcagcttccttccttgccatcaacttgtcttctatgtcactaacTTCCTTCTACCTCATTGACCGCCGTCATTAGGAccttcagtttggattgcatctcatttaattgattttttaattttgcctgatcagatctaaattctgcagtcatgaagtctcttgattcctttatgcttttttccagagccaccagtagctttataattgtggttctgaattggctttctgacactgaattgtaatccaaattctgtaactctgtgtcAGAGAGTACTGTTTTGAATTCttccttttgtggtgagttcttctttctagtcattttgctcagtgcagagtggctgtatgagcaggctgcgtcaagaatatcaaccatgacctaagtaaatttcaccctagatgattctgcccaggtcagagaccagaaattgaaaacaaagatcagaatgaaacaaaaaaggaccactaaagtgaaaaccatattttaaaacaaagtattaaaaaataaaaggccaggaatcccaaagaagaggaaaaaaaaaaaagaaaaatgaaaaaaaggagaagaaaataaagggaggggtactgggagatggtggtggttaTGAAGTTTAGTGGAGGGAGAATTattctacctgaggggttctagatggtgatcctcttgtttctaaGTATATTAAGTTCTCTATGTTAGAAAATGcttagtcccaaatttatataaacctgAAACACTTGTAGAAGGCCCCAACATTGACTACCAAAAcacaaatgagataaaagaggggactgaatgggaatgaggaatctcacagaatacCAACATAGTAtcccacttggttctgggtgcatgctggtcatgttttagacgGTATTAACTCCTGCCACTGGAGaataaaatgaggcagagaaaacaaaaaaacacaaaacaaacaaacaaaaaacccatatcttgtatatctccccaaattaacttgagtatgttgaagggaatctagaagtggaaaaattATCTAGGActtgtaattgtagaaatatgaaagtcaaaaaggaagaatcttaaaaatgaagaggtacattttttaaagaagttttatcTCTACTTCACACTTTACACGGTAATAATTAATTAGGGATTTAAATGTGAAAGTCAAAACTATAAAAGCTCTAGAGTAAATTAGTAAGATTACATCTCTATAATCTGGAAATATGAAAGGATTGCTTGAACATTAAACTCTGACCACAGAAGAATAGATTGGTAAATCTATTTGTTACACATGCAAGTGACAAAAAAGTACTGACATTGAAAATATAGATAATTCctatatcaataaaaaatataccctttgaaaaagaaagttaaaatggCTAACAAGTAAATAGATGTCTCACACATTAGTggtcaagaaaatataaattaataccTCAATGAATATTATTTGTTGCAAACTAAACTGCCTCAAATTTGAAAGACTGATAATACAAAACTTTGCTAAGGTTGTGACTCAATAACTTATTCACTGCCATTTGGGACTGAAAATTCCCAAGTTAACAATAAGAtatttttcactaatttttacattaattttttttaaatggtggtatatatacataacaaaattcaccatcttatccatttttttttaaagattttatttatttattcatgagaggcacagagagaagacagatgcttaaccaattgagtcacccaggcaccttcataaattaattttcaagaaATTACTGAACACCCACTCTTTGCCCAATGCCGTGCTAGGTATAACGGgtgttaggttttcttttaatgatcggcggagaaaattaaagacagtAGAGCCAGGTGGTAAGTTCGAGGGCGCTTTAACCGGGAGCGCTCCTGGGCGAGGTTTCGTGACTCGGAGAGGAGGCCCGAGTCAGCGAAGCCGCAGGGGGCTTATGAAGAGTTTTCGGAGGGAAGATGCGGGCAGGGCGGCACTCCGATGAAGGCAAGGGTTACAGGTCTTTGTAGACCTGGGTGGGGCGGCCAGGTGGCGTTGGcgggaagatgggggtggggcgGCAAGGCGCGTaattgggaggttgctggcctcGGGTGGGCCGTTCTGAGGTCCCCAATCTCAGCAGCCCAACAACGGGGATGTAAAAGAAGTGGACTATGACTTCATGAAGGGCATGTCTTCCTCCAGCCCACACAGAGCAGAGAATACCGCCTACTTTGCTAGACTGATAACTACTCCTGAGCTGGAATCCCTTCTGTAGGATAATCACTCCTGGCTGCTAATCAGACTACACAACTGCCAGGGACAAATCTATAGCAAGATGAAATTAGGATAACTGGTTCCTTGCAATGAGGGAGATTGCACTGCAGAATCTAGAAGTGTCTCATCAATTAGAGAGAGCTATAAGGTTATTATCAGATTTGGGGAAGGGCAAGGGTTAGGTGGAATTTAAGTAAAGCAATATTTTGGTAGGCTCAAAGCAGAAAAGAGCTGTGTGTAAAGAGATCAATGTTAGGTTGGACTGTAAAGTGGACCCAGGGGCCTATTCCTTGGAATTGACAAAGTTAAGATAGATGCTGAATATGTTTAGAAAGCCTTTATTAGAGGCTTTTtaggtaaaatggaaataaaggctGCTTCTTTGAAATTCACTTAGATCATGCCAAATAGGAAGAACAGGATGTTTCATTCTTATTAGACTTTAAACAGTAAGTTTTCTGACACTTATGATTTTAGAGAACAAGGATTCTAAGTAAGAAAGCAATGGTCAAAGGGATTGTGATGACACTTTGCAGCTGCAGCCTGTGGTAGAAATATTGTTTCcttgggttccctgggtggcgcagcggtttggcgcctgcctttggcctagggcgagatcctggagacccaggatcgaatcccacgtcgggctcctggtgcatggagcctgcttcttcctctgcctgtgtctctgcctctctctctctctctctctctctctctctctgtgtgactatcataaataaatacaaattaaaaaaaaaaaaagaaatagtttcctTTACCTTTGCAGCTGGTTTTATCTGTCTCTTATCTGTGTCTGTTATTtgtcaaaaaaaccccaaaaacaaaaaaacaagacaatgGGTCCTAAATGAAGTTTCTTATGTTAAGCCTCACTTCACCAAACTGAGAATTAGTGTAGGGGCCAATGGCAGATCGCCCCAGGATAAgccactttggcatgaacattattttgagttGAAAACAATCCAAACCTAGCAGATTCAGAAAAACTTTTTACTTTCCCCTCAACCGAGGCCTTACTAGGAAGTGAGCTATTAATAGAGCTGCCTCTTTACCTAAGAAACTAATTTGCATAATAGGtcacctttgttttccaaacatctccttCACCTTCCCAGTGGTGCTCTCCCGCCCCTCTCCTTAGCTCCTATCAGCATCCTGCTTCCTGTCTTTGGAATGTCCATGTCTGTGTAGATTCCCCACGTGCACACTATTACACTTGGATTTGACTCCCTGTACGtgttattaaatttgattttttcctgttaatctgtctcatgttaATTGGATtctagtccagctagaaggaccttccTAATTCTTCCTCCCCATGAGTTTCATTTGTCCCAGACAGAATCTTAAACCACCGACCTGCCATCACCCGATCAAGCGCTAGTTGGGTCTTCTGCGTGATGAGGTCCCGGCGTCCCCTAAAGTAAGTAACTGGGCAATGACAGACTCACTTCCTCACTTGGCGGCTACTCGGACCTCGTTCCCACTCCCCGAGGCCCCGAAGTCTTCCCTTTCGTGCAGCTCCCGTGGACGCCATTCTGCCCGCTGGGCTGGATGCTGCCTGATTCAAATGGGCTGTTTTTGTTCAAAGAAACTCTTTAGTATCTAAAAATATGCTTCAATCGATCTTTTCACATACCCCAGCATGGCAAATGGCCGGtctgatttttactttttcagagGGAGCTGATGCTTTGCTGCCTCCTTCGTTGTCGACTCACCACACAATGCAGGTCCCTGAACTGTGTCAACTCGGTCATCACCTCTGGAAAATGACAGACATCGATCGACCTTTCCTTCCAAAAGTGGAGACAAGGTGGAGCCACAGAAACCCTAAAGCTCACGCCTTCTTCCTCTTGGTCCCCGTCCTCCTCCGCACGCTCCGTCCTGTTTCCCTCCggccccaggtgtcccaggagggATGCCCGGTGACCCCCTCCGGGCTGAGTCAGTCCCACAGAGCCGTGGAGGCGGCAGGACGGGGCTCCGGCTAGAGAAACAGGAGGCTGCTCGGGCTGATTAAGCCTGGCTCCAGGAAGGCCCGCGGTGTATGCGGGCGAGAGTCGCACCGCCAGCCGCGGGCCCCAGAGCCACGCCCCCGTCCGCCATACTGCGCTCCGCCTGCGGCTCAggtcctggccccgccccccggcgtcCCCCtcggcctcggccccgccccccggcgtcGCCCTCGGCCCCGCACCCCCGGCGTCCCCatcggccccgcccccccggcgtCCCCATCGGCCCCGCACCCCCGGCGTCCCCatcggccccgcccccccggcgtCGCCCTCGGCCCCGCACCCCCGGCGTCCCCatcggccccgcccccccggcgtCCCCCTCGGCCCCGCACCCCGGCGTCGCCCTCGGCCCCACCCCCGGCGtcgccctcggccccgccccccgacGTCCCCTCGGCCACGCCCCCCGGCGtccccctcggccccgccccccggcgtcCCCCtcggcctcggccccgccccccggcgtccccctcggccccgcccccagccgcgAGCTTGGCGCCCGGAGCTGGAGGGACCGGCTCCCGGGCCGGCcgtgtgggggcggggcggggtgcagCTGCGAGGCCCGCGGCGGCGGGAGGTGGAGCCTCGGTCCGGAAGCCGGCGGCTCGCTGTCATGGCGGTGCCGGCCCGCGGCGTCTCCCTGGTCGGCGGCCGCCTGAGCCGCGCGCCAGCGCTGGGTGGGGGCCCCGCGCTGCCCCTGGGGGCGTCCCGCGGCCTTCGGAGCAGCGGCGTGAGGTAGGGCGCCCGGGACGCTCCTGTGCTCGCTGCGGGCGCTGCCCTCCCGGAGCGGGGAGCGAGCcgcgggccgcgggggggcggcggggcggggcgggggctccgggctccgggctgggCCTGATCCGGGCGGCGTGGACGTGGCGGGCTTCGGGCTGCAGGAGCGCCGGGGGCG
This window harbors:
- the MTHFD2L gene encoding probable bifunctional methylenetetrahydrofolate dehydrogenase/cyclohydrolase 2 isoform X14 → MAVPARGVSLVGGRLSRAPALGGGPALPLGASRGLRSSGVRTSREKRFHLPEVATVCLLTCPHPQSSF